Proteins from one Salvelinus sp. IW2-2015 unplaced genomic scaffold, ASM291031v2 Un_scaffold5370, whole genome shotgun sequence genomic window:
- the LOC112078183 gene encoding uncharacterized protein isoform X3, giving the protein MTFRSCLSVAVIWFLSCSQSNLQPVSHSGIRYLSVTRGSVTIPITDGQCPESDFRLETQRKGPVVTYENNVITEGPNYVGRIQLMNDSNGCTVVIHNVTEEDTKTVYYTDGGLPGQLRIVLKMTNITESSTTTAAPQPSTPTQGSTESSTTTAAPQQSSTQQV; this is encoded by the exons ATGACTTTCCGCAG TTgtctgagtgttgcagtcatcTGGTTCCTGTCTTGCAGCCAGTCGAACTTGCAGCCAG TGTCACACTCAGGTATACGTTATCTTAGTGTAACCAGAGGGTCCGTCACTATACCAATAACTGATGGCCAGTGTCCTGAGTCGGACTTCAGATTAGAAACCCAGAGAAAAGGCCCAGTGGTCACGTATGAGAACAACGTGATCACCGAGGGGCCAAATTATGTGGGCAGGATCCAGCTGATGAACGACTCCAACGGCTGTACTGTTGTAATTCACAATGTAACCGAAGAAGATACAAAGACTGTTTATTATACAGACGGTGGTCTTCCAGGTCAACTGAGAATTGTACTTAAAATGACAA ACATTACTGAGAGTTCAACCACTACAGCAGCCCCACAACCATCTACACCCACACAAG GTAGCACTGAGAGTTCAACCACCACAGCAGCCCCACAACAATCTTCAACACAACAGGTATAA